The region ACCTGTTGGTTATGCTCCTCAATCACTTTCTCTGCTTCTTTTTCTTCCATTCTTAACTCCTTTCTCGTCGTTATTATCTTCTCCCTCATCTCCTTCGCCTTTAAGTGACATTCTGTGGCTTTACTTTTCAAGTCCATGAATTCTTCATGTTTTTTGTTTGCCTCTGCAATTACATGCGAAACCTCATCCACAATGCTCTTTATTCTTTCATTGTATTCCTTCACCTGAGCACTCAAAGTTACGACCTCAGTATGTTCTTTGTTTGCCTCATCAAACAGGTTTTTTATTGTTTCATCAAGTGTCTTCACATCCTTAATCAGGCCATCTTGCTCACTTAGTAATGCCTTCAACTTCGCAAGTTCAGCTGTCTTTGCCTTAATCTGTGCAATTACCTCTCTCTCTTCCTCAAGCGTAAGTTGTGTGGTTTGCTGCTTCTTATCAAGGGCAGCAAGCTCTTCCTCAAGAGTTTTTACTTCTTCTCCAAGTGTTGGCCTTATTCTGTCCCGTTTCTCTCTTTTCATTGTCACAAGCGCCTTCGCTTTTGCGTTCAGTTCATCCCGTTTTTTTCTATGTAAAGATAATTTATCAGCCACTTCGCGTTTTTCTTTCTTCAGATTTTCAATCTGCAGCATCAGCTCTTTCTTCTTCTGGTTCAGCGCGTCCCTTTCAGATTTAACCCTCTCTGCCTCTGCATTTAATGCATCTCTTTTCTCTATCAATGCCTGGTATTTTTTCTCTGCAGCATACATTTCCTTTCTGACAGCAGCTTTGCGTTTTTCTTCCTCGCTCATGAACTCTTCCGACATTTCCTCGCCTCGCTGATCTGTTTAACAATAAGGTATGAGATAACTGCAGCTGTAAATCCAGCATCAATGTTCACTACACAAACTGGGGTGCAGGACTGAAGCATTGTGGAAAGGGCTGCCTCCCCACTGCCTGCATGCCCATAACCAATAGACACAGGAACTCCGATCACAATCTTGTTTACAAGGGCAGCCACAAGCGTTGGCAATGTGCCTTCTCTACCAGCTACCACAATGTAACAATCCACATCTCTCATTTTTTCTAGTACTTTAATGATTCTGTGTGGCCCAGCGACACCCACATCATAGGCCATTTTTGTTTTACAACCCAGAACCTCAAGGATTGCTTTTGCTTCCTCTGCTACTCTTAGGTCGCCAGTACCACCAGTGATTATTCCAACTGTACCTTCAATCTCAATTTCGGGTTTAAATTTACCAGCATAAAACACCCTAC is a window of Thermoplasmata archaeon DNA encoding:
- the larB gene encoding nickel pincer cofactor biosynthesis protein LarB — its product is MRKILEELKNGKISIEDAEKLLTQKVLSIGEYVNYDLFRKERTGIPEVILGDTKDEEILAEIVKKNVEVLGYAIVSRCSSKFAERLGKEIGGAYYEKGRVFYAGKFKPEIEIEGTVGIITGGTGDLRVAEEAKAILEVLGCKTKMAYDVGVAGPHRIIKVLEKMRDVDCYIVVAGREGTLPTLVAALVNKIVIGVPVSIGYGHAGSGEAALSTMLQSCTPVCVVNIDAGFTAAVISYLIVKQISEARKCRKSS